In Arsenophonus sp. aPb, one DNA window encodes the following:
- the tolC gene encoding outer membrane channel protein TolC gives MKKFISLFITISLMGLSASGQAENLLQVYQKAKESNPDLRKSLAERNQAFEKINEARSPLLPQLGLGANFTYNSGYRDNRDTENNQLGANLKLTQTIFDMSKWQQLDIQEKTAGIADVTYQTNQQKLILDTATAYFDVLRAIDLLDYIEAQKKAVYRQLDQTTQRFNVGLVAITDVQNARANYDSVLAQEVSSRNQLENALEKLRQVSGIYYSQLAALNIDHFRTQTPARVEKLLKDAETRNLSLLSARLSQDLSRENIRYEQSGHLPTLGLEASTGVNNTHYHGSANQQILNRNGPSYTGQNSVGLTLSVPLYTGGRTNSRVEQAQYGYISASEQLESTYRNVIQIVRSSYNNVISSISSIKAYQQLVISAQSSLDAMEAGYQVGTRTIVDVLNATTTLFQAKQNLANARYDYLINDLKIQYARGTLNESDLIRLNNSLGKTLSTSPDTIINPMNVPQIH, from the coding sequence ATGAAAAAATTTATCTCTCTTTTTATCACCATTAGCCTAATGGGACTAAGCGCCTCTGGGCAAGCTGAAAATTTATTGCAAGTCTATCAGAAAGCAAAAGAAAGTAATCCAGATTTACGTAAATCGTTAGCAGAACGTAACCAAGCATTTGAAAAAATTAATGAAGCACGAAGTCCTTTACTTCCGCAATTAGGTTTAGGTGCAAATTTCACCTATAATAGCGGTTATCGTGATAACCGTGACACGGAAAACAACCAACTTGGTGCCAATCTTAAACTCACCCAAACTATCTTTGATATGTCAAAATGGCAACAGTTAGACATACAAGAAAAAACCGCCGGTATTGCTGATGTTACTTATCAAACTAATCAACAAAAATTAATTCTTGATACTGCCACAGCTTATTTTGACGTGTTACGCGCAATTGACTTATTAGACTATATTGAAGCTCAGAAAAAAGCCGTTTATCGCCAGTTAGATCAAACAACACAACGTTTTAACGTAGGATTAGTGGCTATTACTGATGTACAAAACGCCCGTGCTAATTATGATAGCGTATTGGCGCAGGAAGTATCGAGCCGTAATCAATTAGAAAATGCGCTGGAAAAGTTACGCCAAGTTAGCGGCATCTATTACAGCCAATTAGCCGCTTTAAATATTGATCACTTCCGCACGCAAACACCTGCTCGAGTAGAAAAACTATTAAAAGATGCTGAAACGCGCAACTTAAGTTTACTCAGCGCACGTTTATCACAAGATCTGTCGCGAGAAAATATTCGCTATGAACAGTCAGGACATTTACCTACCCTTGGTTTAGAAGCGTCAACGGGCGTTAATAACACCCATTATCACGGTAGTGCTAATCAGCAAATATTGAACAGAAATGGCCCTAGCTATACTGGCCAAAATAGCGTTGGACTAACGTTAAGCGTGCCGTTATATACCGGTGGCAGAACTAACTCACGTGTTGAGCAAGCGCAGTATGGTTATATTAGTGCCAGCGAACAGCTTGAAAGTACTTATCGCAATGTTATTCAGATAGTACGCTCTTCCTATAATAATGTTATTTCTTCTATTAGTAGCATCAAAGCATACCAGCAATTAGTCATTTCAGCACAAAGTTCGTTAGATGCGATGGAAGCAGGCTATCAAGTCGGCACCCGAACTATCGTGGACGTGTTGAACGCAACAACAACCCTTTTTCAGGCAAAGCAGAATCTAGCTAATGCACGTTATGACTATCTGATTAATGATCTGAAAATCCAATATGCCCGCGGGACGTTAAATGAAAGCGATTTAATCCGTTTAAATAATAGCTTAGGCAAAACATTATCAACCTCACCGGATACAATTATTAATCCGATGAATGTTCCACAAATACATTAA
- the yqiA gene encoding esterase YqiA — MSKLIYIHGFNSSPLSQKANNLKIWLQRQHPEVHMLIPQLPCYPAAAIEFLQNLVTAHAGEPIGLLGSSLGGYFAIWLSQKFNLPAVIVNPAVRPFDLFQQYLGEQVNPYTNERYILQPHHLNELQKIQIKVLTAPDLIWLLQQTGDEILDYRQAVTYLMECKQTIESGGNHAFVGFDYYFPQIMRFLALAKTK, encoded by the coding sequence ATGTCAAAATTAATTTATATTCATGGTTTTAATAGTTCCCCTTTATCACAGAAAGCAAATAACTTAAAAATTTGGTTACAGCGACAACACCCAGAAGTGCATATGCTGATACCCCAACTTCCTTGTTATCCGGCAGCAGCAATTGAGTTTTTACAGAATCTCGTAACAGCCCATGCGGGAGAGCCGATTGGGTTGTTAGGTTCTTCCTTGGGGGGGTATTTTGCTATTTGGTTATCGCAGAAATTTAATTTACCTGCTGTTATTGTCAATCCAGCTGTACGTCCCTTTGATTTGTTTCAACAGTATTTAGGTGAGCAAGTCAATCCTTACACAAACGAACGCTACATTTTGCAACCCCATCATTTAAATGAACTACAAAAGATACAAATTAAGGTATTAACAGCGCCTGATTTAATTTGGTTATTACAACAAACAGGTGATGAAATATTGGACTATCGTCAAGCTGTTACCTATCTTATGGAGTGTAAGCAAACAATAGAGTCAGGAGGTAACCATGCTTTTGTTGGATTTGACTACTATTTTCCACAAATTATGCGTTTTTTAGCTTTGGCAAAGACAAAATAA
- the ftsP gene encoding cell division protein FtsP — protein sequence MSLSRRQFLKLSSIAMSVSMLPAAARAEKNAGYPLLPIPPLLESHFGQPLFLTLKKSYWSFDGSHRTMTIGCNGYYLGPTIRVETGSDLKLVYSNRLSEEVAMTVSGLQVPGTQIGGAARLMSPNVDWSPVLPIRQPAATCWYHANTPGKMARQIHDGLFGMWIVSDKTSKNLNIPNHYGVDDFPIIIQDKRLDSFGKPHYKATAEGFLGDTLLVNGVQEPYIKVARGWIRLRLLNASNSRRYILEISDKRPFYLIGSDQGLLPAPMSIERLPMAPGERREVLIDMSKTELLTITAGRAAGIMDRIKGLFEPSTLLNSTKVLTICSSGLLSLVTDHLPETLVNDTSQITSTIRNREVTLSKPFGINGMMRDVNRIDLITQQGAWERWIVKAHEPQAFHIEGVRFKVINHNGVVPGPEDYGWKDTVWINGYSELLVNMLQPSYDHFPFLYFSQNLEKADKGSAAQMVINPSA from the coding sequence ATGTCACTAAGTCGGCGTCAATTTCTTAAGCTATCAAGTATAGCGATGAGTGTTTCTATGCTTCCTGCTGCGGCTAGAGCAGAAAAAAATGCAGGATACCCATTATTACCAATCCCGCCTTTATTAGAATCTCATTTTGGTCAACCGCTGTTTCTAACGTTGAAAAAATCTTATTGGTCTTTTGATGGTAGCCATCGCACTATGACGATTGGTTGCAATGGTTATTATTTGGGGCCAACCATTCGAGTAGAAACGGGTAGCGATTTGAAATTGGTATATAGTAATCGACTTTCTGAAGAAGTTGCTATGACAGTAAGTGGGTTACAAGTTCCAGGTACTCAAATTGGTGGGGCAGCCCGATTAATGTCACCCAATGTTGATTGGTCGCCGGTATTGCCAATCCGTCAACCGGCAGCGACCTGTTGGTATCATGCTAATACACCTGGCAAAATGGCAAGACAAATTCATGATGGCTTGTTTGGCATGTGGATTGTGTCAGATAAAACCAGTAAGAATTTAAATATCCCTAATCATTACGGTGTTGATGATTTTCCTATTATTATACAAGATAAACGGTTAGATAGTTTTGGAAAGCCACACTATAAAGCGACAGCGGAAGGTTTTTTAGGTGATACCTTATTAGTTAATGGTGTACAAGAACCGTATATTAAAGTTGCTCGCGGCTGGATCCGCTTACGGTTACTTAATGCATCAAATTCAAGGCGCTATATATTGGAAATCAGTGATAAGAGGCCATTTTATCTGATAGGCAGCGATCAAGGGCTACTACCTGCTCCTATGAGTATCGAAAGATTACCCATGGCGCCTGGCGAGCGTAGAGAAGTGTTAATTGATATGTCCAAAACAGAGTTATTGACAATAACGGCCGGAAGAGCGGCAGGTATTATGGATCGTATTAAAGGACTATTTGAACCGTCAACTTTATTAAATTCGACCAAAGTTTTAACCATCTGTTCTTCAGGGTTATTATCATTAGTAACTGATCATTTACCAGAGACACTGGTTAATGATACTAGCCAAATCACGTCGACTATTCGTAATCGTGAAGTGACCCTTAGCAAACCTTTTGGCATTAATGGTATGATGCGGGATGTAAATCGTATTGACTTAATCACTCAGCAGGGAGCATGGGAACGCTGGATAGTAAAAGCACATGAGCCTCAAGCATTTCATATTGAAGGTGTTCGTTTCAAAGTTATTAATCATAATGGTGTTGTACCAGGCCCAGAGGATTATGGCTGGAAAGATACAGTTTGGATAAATGGATACAGTGAATTATTAGTTAATATGCTACAGCCGTCTTATGATCATTTTCCTTTTTTGTATTTTAGTCAAAATTTAGAGAAAGCGGATAAAGGCTCAGCTGCGCAGATGGTGATCAACCCATCAGCTTAA
- the parE gene encoding DNA topoisomerase IV subunit B: MTQSNYNAEAIEVLSGLEPVRRRPGMYTDTSRPNHLAQEVIDNSVDEALAGYAKRIDVILYEDQSLEVIDDGRGMPVDIHPEKKVPAVELILGQLHAGGKFSNKNYQFSGGLHGVGISVVNALSKRIEVTVSRDSQIYRIAFENGEKVQELEVIGSCAKRTTGTGVRFWPDSHFFDNPRFSISRLVHVLKAKAVLCPGVEIIFKDKINNTEQTWRYNDGLTDYLMEAVNGLVTLPEKAFVGNFAGQLEMVDWALLWLPEGGELLTESYVNLIPTAQGGTHVNGLRQGLLDAMREFCEYRNLLPRGVKLTGDDIWERCAYVLSVKMQDPQFAGQTKERLSSRQSAAFVSGVVKDAFSLWLNQNVQEAEQLAELTISSAQRRLRAAKKVVRKKLTSGPALPGKLADCTSQDLNFTELFLVEGDSAGGSAKQARDREYQAIMPLRGKILNTWEVSSDEVLASQEVHDISVAIGIDPDSNDLSQLRYGKICVLADADSDGLHIATLLCALFVRHFPALVKAGHIYIAMPPLYRIDLGKEVYYALDEGEKAAVLDRLSYKRGKPNVQRFKGLGEMNPTQLRETTLDPNTRRLVQLIINDDNYQETLAMMDMLLAKKRAEDRRNWLQNKGDAIEIEV, encoded by the coding sequence ATGACTCAATCTAATTATAATGCAGAGGCAATCGAGGTCCTCAGTGGTTTAGAACCTGTACGTCGTCGGCCAGGAATGTACACTGATACCTCTCGACCAAATCACCTGGCTCAGGAAGTCATTGATAATAGTGTCGATGAGGCGCTTGCCGGTTATGCTAAACGTATCGATGTCATCCTGTATGAAGATCAGTCGCTGGAAGTGATTGATGATGGCCGAGGTATGCCTGTTGATATTCATCCCGAAAAGAAAGTACCTGCTGTAGAGCTGATTTTGGGGCAGTTACATGCCGGGGGAAAATTTTCTAATAAAAATTATCAATTTTCTGGCGGACTACATGGTGTTGGTATTTCCGTAGTGAATGCGTTATCAAAACGTATTGAAGTAACCGTCAGTCGTGATAGCCAAATATACCGAATTGCTTTTGAAAATGGTGAAAAAGTCCAGGAACTTGAGGTAATTGGTAGTTGCGCTAAACGGACAACCGGTACTGGTGTGCGTTTTTGGCCAGATAGCCACTTTTTTGACAACCCACGTTTTTCTATTTCGCGTTTAGTGCATGTATTAAAAGCTAAAGCTGTGCTATGTCCTGGTGTTGAAATCATCTTTAAGGATAAAATAAATAATACTGAGCAGACATGGCGTTATAACGATGGCTTGACCGACTACCTAATGGAGGCAGTGAACGGTTTAGTTACTTTACCGGAAAAAGCGTTTGTTGGTAATTTTGCCGGCCAATTAGAAATGGTCGATTGGGCATTGCTTTGGTTACCAGAGGGTGGGGAACTATTAACCGAGAGTTATGTTAACCTTATTCCAACTGCACAGGGTGGTACCCATGTTAATGGATTACGTCAAGGTTTACTGGATGCGATGAGAGAGTTTTGTGAATACCGTAATTTACTTCCTCGCGGTGTGAAATTGACTGGTGATGATATTTGGGAACGCTGTGCTTATGTCCTATCAGTTAAAATGCAAGATCCACAATTTGCCGGCCAGACTAAAGAACGTCTTTCTTCTCGCCAGAGCGCTGCCTTTGTTTCCGGCGTAGTAAAAGATGCTTTTAGTTTGTGGTTAAACCAAAATGTTCAAGAAGCTGAGCAATTAGCGGAGCTCACCATCTCTAGTGCGCAAAGGCGTCTACGCGCAGCGAAGAAAGTTGTGCGTAAAAAACTGACCAGTGGGCCTGCGTTACCCGGTAAATTAGCAGATTGTACTTCTCAAGATCTTAATTTCACTGAGCTATTTTTAGTTGAGGGTGATTCAGCCGGGGGATCGGCTAAGCAAGCTCGTGATCGTGAATATCAGGCGATTATGCCGTTAAGAGGGAAAATACTGAATACTTGGGAAGTTTCTTCCGATGAGGTTTTAGCTTCACAGGAAGTCCATGATATCTCAGTGGCTATTGGTATTGATCCAGACAGCAATGATCTTAGCCAGCTCCGTTACGGTAAAATTTGTGTTCTTGCCGATGCAGATTCCGATGGGTTGCATATTGCAACATTACTCTGCGCACTTTTTGTTCGTCACTTTCCCGCTTTAGTCAAAGCAGGACATATTTATATTGCTATGCCACCTTTATACCGTATTGATTTAGGTAAAGAAGTCTATTATGCCCTTGATGAAGGCGAAAAAGCGGCTGTTCTCGATAGGCTCAGCTATAAGCGCGGCAAACCGAATGTCCAGCGGTTTAAAGGGTTAGGCGAAATGAATCCGACTCAATTACGTGAAACCACACTTGATCCTAATACACGCCGCTTAGTTCAACTCATTATTAATGATGATAATTATCAAGAAACACTCGCGATGATGGATATGTTATTGGCGAAAAAACGGGCAGAAGATCGTCGAAATTGGTTACAAAATAAAGGCGATGCGATAGAAATTGAAGTGTAA
- the cpdA gene encoding 3',5'-cyclic-AMP phosphodiesterase, translating into MDSLFKFTTKQKSLVRILQITDTHLFANVDDTLLGVNTFASFHAVIDAILARDENVDLVVATGDLAQDQSAQAYQHFAEGIKRLSAPCVWLPGNHDYQPAMVATLAKAGILPSKQVLINDNWQILMLDSQIQGAVHGKLSKQQLLWMKSCFDAYTERSHLLMLHHHPLPSGCTWLDQHCLRNSHILADYLKQYQQIKAILCGHIHQEIDEYWQGVRMMATPSTCIQFKPHCTNFTLDSMAPGWRYLNLSSNDAGENVLNSQVFRLDSDKFRPDLDSGGY; encoded by the coding sequence TTGGATAGTCTGTTCAAATTTACAACAAAGCAAAAAAGTCTGGTGAGGATCTTGCAAATTACCGATACTCACCTTTTTGCTAATGTTGATGATACTCTACTTGGTGTCAATACTTTTGCAAGTTTTCATGCAGTGATTGATGCAATTTTAGCCCGCGATGAAAATGTTGACCTGGTTGTCGCTACCGGTGATTTGGCCCAAGATCAATCCGCACAAGCCTATCAGCATTTTGCAGAAGGGATCAAGCGGTTGTCTGCTCCTTGTGTTTGGTTACCGGGCAATCATGATTATCAACCGGCAATGGTAGCTACTTTAGCGAAAGCAGGAATTTTACCCTCTAAACAAGTGCTAATTAATGATAATTGGCAAATCCTTATGTTGGACAGCCAAATACAAGGGGCTGTACATGGAAAATTATCCAAACAACAGTTGTTGTGGATGAAAAGCTGTTTTGATGCCTACACGGAGCGTAGTCATTTACTGATGTTACATCATCATCCTTTACCATCGGGTTGTACCTGGCTTGATCAACATTGCTTGCGTAATTCTCATATTTTGGCTGACTATTTAAAGCAATATCAACAAATTAAAGCGATCTTATGTGGCCATATTCATCAGGAAATAGATGAATATTGGCAAGGAGTTCGCATGATGGCAACACCATCAACCTGTATCCAATTTAAACCTCATTGTACTAATTTTACATTAGATAGCATGGCACCGGGCTGGCGTTATCTTAATCTCTCAAGCAATGATGCCGGTGAAAATGTGTTGAATAGCCAAGTTTTCAGATTGGATAGTGATAAATTTCGCCCAGATTTGGATTCAGGCGGTTATTAA
- a CDS encoding 1-acylglycerol-3-phosphate O-acyltransferase, protein MLAIVRIIIVILFTILVCVLGCFYCLLNPRNPSHVMRFGRLFGKLSYVFGITIISRVPAEAKDYGPSIYIGNHQNNYDMVTMSNAVQPNTVTVGKKSLVFIPFFGPLYWLAGNILIDRANRTKAHNTISQVVQQIKKRKISVWMFPEGTRSRGRGLLPFKTGAFYAAIAAGVPIVPVCLSATEGRIKLNRWNNGVVIVEMLPPIDTTKYNRENVRELADYCHDLFKAKIAELNKEVAEIEQKMK, encoded by the coding sequence ATGTTAGCTATTGTTCGTATCATTATTGTGATCCTTTTTACGATATTGGTTTGCGTGTTAGGTTGTTTTTATTGCTTATTAAATCCAAGAAATCCAAGCCATGTTATGCGCTTTGGCCGGCTGTTTGGTAAATTATCTTATGTTTTTGGTATTACTATTATTAGTCGAGTGCCTGCTGAAGCTAAAGATTACGGTCCCAGTATCTATATCGGCAATCATCAAAATAACTATGATATGGTGACGATGTCAAATGCAGTACAGCCAAATACCGTTACTGTTGGAAAAAAGAGTTTAGTATTTATCCCTTTTTTCGGTCCGCTATATTGGTTGGCTGGTAACATTCTCATTGATAGGGCTAACCGAACTAAAGCGCACAATACTATTTCACAGGTTGTTCAACAGATCAAAAAAAGAAAAATTTCGGTTTGGATGTTTCCTGAAGGAACTCGTAGTCGTGGTCGAGGGTTATTGCCATTTAAAACCGGTGCATTTTATGCCGCAATTGCAGCGGGTGTTCCGATAGTACCGGTCTGTTTATCGGCAACAGAAGGGCGTATTAAACTAAATCGTTGGAATAATGGAGTAGTGATTGTCGAAATGTTACCGCCTATTGACACAACAAAGTATAATCGGGAAAACGTGCGTGAATTGGCAGATTATTGCCATGATTTATTTAAAGCTAAAATTGCAGAATTAAATAAAGAAGTAGCAGAAATAGAGCAAAAAATGAAATAA
- the parC gene encoding DNA topoisomerase IV subunit A, with translation MSEITHDGVEQQPLYTFTENAYLNYSMYVIMDRALPFIGDGLKPVQRRIVYAMSELGLNNAAKYKKSARTVGDVLGKYHPHGDSACYEAMVLMAQPFSYRYPLVDGQGNWGAPDDPKSFAAMRYTESRLSKYAETLLSELGLGTVAWTPNFDGTLTEPKTLPARLPNILLNGTTGIAVGMATDIPPHNAHEVASALVALLENPKADLNMLMDFIPAPDYPTEAEIISSKEDIQKIYQTGRGSIRLRAVWEIDDGHAVITALPHQVSGAKVLEQIASQMRAKKLPMVEDLRDESDHENPTRLVIVPRSNRIDLEQVMTHLFATTDLERSYRVNLNMIGLDNRPAVKGLVEILNEWLLFRRETVRNRLNHRLEKVLKRLHILEGLLIAYLNIDEVIHIIRNEDEPKAVLVARFALSETQAESILELKLRHLAKLEEFKLRGEQDELAKERDQLQAILASERRLNTLIKKEIETDAQTYGDDRRSPLKERIEAKAMNEHDILPSEPVTIVLSVMGWVRSAKGHDIDPTNLNYKAGDGFRSAARGKTNQPVVFLDSTGRSYSLDPLDLPSARGQGEPLTGKLALPLGATIEHVLTAAEEQKYLLASDAGYGFICTFSDLVAKNKAGKALITLPNNAKVLAPLEVNNEQQDLLLAITKAGRMLIFPVSDLPQLSKGKGNKIINISAAQSASGDDLLVWLMFLQPQSSITLYFGKRKLKLNPEDLQKYRAERGRKGSALPRGLQSIERIEVTPPSNG, from the coding sequence ATGAGTGAGATAACTCACGATGGTGTAGAACAGCAACCACTTTATACCTTTACCGAAAATGCCTATCTCAATTATTCCATGTACGTCATCATGGACAGAGCATTGCCATTTATTGGCGATGGGTTAAAACCTGTTCAACGCCGAATTGTTTATGCCATGTCTGAGCTTGGTTTGAACAATGCGGCTAAATACAAAAAATCAGCACGTACAGTCGGTGATGTATTGGGGAAATATCATCCACATGGTGATAGCGCTTGTTATGAAGCTATGGTGTTGATGGCACAACCGTTTTCCTATCGTTATCCATTAGTTGATGGACAGGGAAACTGGGGAGCACCGGATGATCCTAAATCCTTTGCTGCTATGCGTTACACTGAATCAAGATTGTCAAAATATGCTGAAACGCTACTCAGTGAATTAGGATTAGGAACGGTAGCCTGGACGCCTAACTTTGATGGAACATTAACTGAACCCAAAACACTACCGGCAAGATTACCCAATATTCTGTTAAATGGTACGACTGGGATTGCGGTTGGTATGGCAACCGATATTCCACCGCATAATGCGCATGAGGTAGCAAGCGCATTAGTTGCTTTACTGGAAAATCCAAAAGCCGATCTTAACATGTTGATGGACTTTATTCCTGCGCCTGATTATCCAACAGAAGCAGAAATTATTTCATCAAAAGAAGATATTCAAAAAATTTACCAAACAGGCCGTGGTTCTATTCGGTTACGCGCTGTTTGGGAAATAGATGATGGTCATGCTGTTATTACTGCCCTGCCTCATCAGGTTTCAGGTGCTAAAGTGTTAGAGCAGATTGCCTCACAAATGCGCGCCAAAAAATTACCGATGGTAGAAGATCTTCGTGATGAGTCAGATCATGAAAACCCGACACGTTTAGTGATTGTACCAAGAAGTAATCGGATTGATTTAGAACAAGTGATGACCCATCTATTTGCTACGACGGATCTAGAAAGAAGCTATCGGGTCAATTTGAATATGATTGGCTTGGATAATCGTCCAGCAGTTAAAGGACTGGTTGAAATTTTAAATGAATGGTTATTATTTCGACGGGAAACCGTACGTAACCGCTTAAATCATCGTTTAGAAAAAGTATTAAAACGCTTACATATCCTTGAGGGTTTATTAATAGCTTATCTGAATATAGATGAGGTTATTCATATTATCCGTAATGAAGATGAGCCTAAAGCCGTATTGGTGGCTCGTTTTGCTCTTTCAGAAACCCAGGCTGAATCTATCCTGGAATTGAAATTGCGTCATTTGGCTAAACTAGAGGAGTTTAAATTACGTGGCGAGCAGGATGAGTTAGCGAAAGAGCGTGATCAACTACAAGCTATTTTGGCTTCTGAGCGTCGTTTAAACACCTTAATCAAGAAAGAAATTGAAACGGATGCACAGACTTATGGTGATGATAGGCGCTCACCGCTTAAGGAGCGTATTGAAGCAAAAGCCATGAATGAGCATGATATTTTGCCTTCAGAGCCGGTTACTATTGTCCTTTCTGTTATGGGATGGGTGAGAAGCGCAAAAGGTCATGATATTGATCCGACTAATCTTAATTATAAAGCGGGAGATGGTTTCCGTAGTGCAGCAAGAGGTAAAACTAATCAACCGGTTGTCTTTCTTGATAGCACGGGGCGTAGTTATTCACTCGATCCGCTTGATCTTCCTTCTGCAAGAGGGCAGGGAGAACCCCTTACCGGCAAATTGGCGTTACCGCTTGGTGCAACGATTGAACATGTATTGACCGCCGCTGAAGAGCAAAAATATTTGTTGGCATCGGATGCGGGTTATGGATTTATCTGCACCTTTAGTGATTTAGTGGCAAAAAATAAAGCAGGTAAGGCATTAATTACCTTACCGAATAATGCTAAGGTACTGGCACCATTAGAAGTCAATAATGAACAGCAAGATTTATTATTGGCAATTACTAAAGCGGGCAGAATGCTGATATTTCCTGTTAGTGATCTCCCTCAGCTTTCTAAAGGAAAAGGTAATAAAATTATTAATATTTCAGCGGCTCAATCAGCCAGCGGAGATGATTTACTAGTTTGGTTAATGTTTTTGCAGCCTCAGTCTTCAATTACGCTCTATTTTGGCAAACGAAAACTGAAATTAAATCCAGAAGATTTGCAAAAATATCGTGCTGAACGAGGTCGTAAAGGTTCTGCATTACCTCGTGGATTACAGAGTATTGAGCGTATAGAAGTAACTCCTCCTAGTAATGGCTAA
- the nudF gene encoding ADP-ribose diphosphatase, whose amino-acid sequence MSDKKNLPFKFSQNDVEITAKFDLYNGFFRFVEYRFRHKLFNGGWSKEIRREVLERGNAGVILPYDPCLDKVVLVEQVRLPAIETSKTPWLLEAIAGMVEQNESLEQLVRREAKEEAGITILRCHYALSYLTSPGGTTERIYVHIGEINATVIKPGSVHGLSSENEDIRVHVVSREQAYQWVELGVIDNAATVIAIQWLQLNYLRLKNNWLNNLK is encoded by the coding sequence ATGAGTGATAAAAAAAATTTACCCTTCAAGTTTAGCCAAAATGATGTGGAAATTACGGCTAAGTTCGATCTTTATAATGGTTTTTTTCGTTTTGTAGAATACCGCTTTCGCCATAAGTTATTTAATGGGGGTTGGAGCAAGGAAATTCGGCGTGAAGTTTTGGAACGGGGCAATGCAGGCGTTATTTTACCCTATGATCCTTGTCTTGATAAAGTTGTGTTAGTCGAACAAGTACGGCTTCCAGCGATTGAAACTAGCAAAACACCGTGGTTGTTAGAAGCTATTGCTGGCATGGTAGAACAAAATGAAAGCTTAGAACAGCTAGTTCGTCGCGAAGCTAAAGAAGAAGCGGGTATTACCATTTTGCGTTGTCATTATGCACTAAGTTATCTTACCAGCCCAGGTGGCACTACTGAGCGTATTTATGTTCATATCGGTGAAATTAATGCAACAGTAATCAAACCGGGAAGTGTACATGGATTAAGCAGTGAAAATGAAGATATTCGTGTTCATGTTGTTAGTCGCGAACAAGCTTATCAATGGGTAGAATTAGGGGTAATTGATAATGCGGCTACTGTAATCGCAATACAGTGGTTACAATTAAATTATCTTAGGTTGAAAAATAATTGGTTGAATAACTTAAAATAA
- a CDS encoding DUF1190 domain-containing protein, which yields MKIKRTKNINQNAFRKSWRAYRLAPVALAISTVFMLSACEQSDESVSLYTNAEDCAQKNPAQSEQCSLAYKNALQEAAKTAPKYATREDCVAEFGEEKCTQASSQTATQTATQNQTASQTQTATQTPAQAGLTENQASGQSGSFWMPLMAGYMMGRLMGGGATAPAPAAQPLFSSSNPASPANGKFVDASGKNYGPAVAGGRTMTVPPSALAPKPATTTTITRGGFGESVAKQQAHMQRQSTTSSSQRSMGG from the coding sequence ATGAAAATAAAGCGCACGAAGAATATTAATCAAAATGCTTTTCGTAAAAGCTGGCGCGCCTACCGCTTAGCACCTGTTGCCTTAGCAATTAGTACGGTATTTATGTTGTCCGCTTGTGAACAAAGCGACGAAAGCGTCTCTTTATATACTAATGCGGAGGATTGTGCCCAGAAAAACCCCGCTCAAAGTGAACAATGTTCGCTTGCTTATAAAAATGCATTGCAGGAAGCAGCGAAAACTGCACCTAAATATGCGACACGTGAAGATTGTGTGGCTGAATTTGGTGAAGAAAAATGTACTCAGGCTTCCAGCCAAACCGCAACGCAAACTGCAACACAAAATCAAACTGCATCGCAAACTCAAACTGCAACACAAACTCCAGCTCAAGCTGGTTTGACAGAAAATCAAGCCAGTGGACAAAGTGGTAGTTTCTGGATGCCATTAATGGCAGGTTATATGATGGGACGTCTAATGGGCGGTGGTGCAACTGCCCCAGCGCCTGCAGCGCAACCTCTGTTTAGCTCCAGCAATCCTGCTAGTCCTGCCAATGGCAAATTCGTTGATGCCAGCGGCAAAAACTATGGGCCAGCGGTAGCGGGAGGTCGAACAATGACCGTACCACCATCGGCTCTTGCCCCCAAACCGGCAACAACGACCACTATCACTCGCGGTGGTTTTGGCGAATCAGTTGCTAAACAACAGGCTCACATGCAGCGTCAAAGTACCACTTCGTCTTCTCAGCGTTCTATGGGAGGCTAA